A window of Sphingomonas astaxanthinifaciens DSM 22298 genomic DNA:
GGCGTCGCCCCGGCGGGAGTGGGGCGAGGCATGAACAGCGAGCGCGACATGGTGGACGACGATCCGCTTGTCCTTCGGGCCGAGATCGCCCGGCTGCGCGCCAAGGTCGCGAAGCTCGAAAGTCAGGTCGGCGAGCTCGACCGTCTGGCGCATCATGATGCGCTGGTGCCGCTGCCCAATCGGCGGGGCTTCGAGCGAAACCTCGCCGGGCTGATCGACCGCTGCGAGCGCTATGGCGATTCGGGTGCCTTGCTGTTCGTCGACGTCGACGGGCTGAAGATGGTCAACGACAGCTTCGGCCACGACGCGGGTGATGCCGCCCTCATCCATGTCGCCGAGCTGCTGACCGGCGGGGTCCGGCAGAGCGATTGCGTCGCGCGCTTCGGCGGCGACGAATTCGCGGTGCTGCTGGAACGCGTCGACCTTGCCCAGGCGATGGAGACGGCGGCGCGGTTGACCGACCGGATCGCGGACGCCGCCTTCACCTTTGCGGGCAAGGCCATCCCCCTGTCGGCGGCGATCGGGA
This region includes:
- a CDS encoding GGDEF domain-containing protein; the protein is MNSERDMVDDDPLVLRAEIARLRAKVAKLESQVGELDRLAHHDALVPLPNRRGFERNLAGLIDRCERYGDSGALLFVDVDGLKMVNDSFGHDAGDAALIHVAELLTGGVRQSDCVARFGGDEFAVLLERVDLAQAMETAARLTDRIADAAFTFAGKAIPLSAAIGIAEIKPGDRPKDVLARADEAMYEVKAAA